The Corallococcus soli genome has a window encoding:
- the asnB gene encoding asparagine synthase (glutamine-hydrolyzing) has product MCGFIGVYQRTPASFDDRALLTALTTLHHRGPDERSLWHDPAGRAVLGHVRLSIIGLDNGKQPIVADEGDITLVVNGELYDHERIRRELQALGCQFKTDSDSEIALHLYRRSGLAGLKQLRGEFAILLFDRQRRLMLAVRDRMGIKPMFYAQHRGAWYFASEIKALLAAGVPAEWDEDAYASRAFYLRDHTLFKGVRSVQPGCWVMADSGGLHHGRYWDMEFARQDAPDPSDEQGMIEAVRAAVEKSVRLRLRADVPMGVYLSGGIDSSAMLGVATQLSGQPLDAFNLSFTDMDDYDENRFARLAAEHNGARFHTVAVSQDDLADHFEQALWHNETPFFNAHGVAKYILSQTVRDAGMKVVLTGEGADEVFAGYPHFRRDMLLYNPERQDPKLVTQLRQRIQESENGYQRPDMPQDIHWMVEQLSHGVSWLDNQAGWFKALEALYRKDFRERFEGTDPYRQFYDRLDHRNLEGRDPVHKSMYLWAKSYLPNFVLTTLGDRMEMAHSIEGRVPLLDHHVVELACQMPVWMKVRGSTEKYVFREAMKSYLPDALYKRKKHYFRAPPATLQQKGRLYQLVRDVLNGSELDSLPFFDPARVRDLLHRLPQLSAHEQGLLDPMLMELTSLCLLQNRYSLRSSGSQPLWSAREEAA; this is encoded by the coding sequence ATGTGCGGATTCATTGGCGTCTACCAGCGTACCCCCGCGTCTTTTGACGACCGGGCCCTCCTCACCGCGCTGACCACCCTCCACCACCGCGGACCCGACGAGCGCAGCCTGTGGCATGACCCCGCCGGCCGCGCCGTGCTGGGGCACGTCCGCCTGAGCATTATCGGCCTGGACAACGGCAAGCAGCCCATCGTCGCGGACGAGGGTGACATCACGCTGGTGGTCAACGGCGAGCTCTACGACCACGAGCGGATCCGCCGCGAGCTCCAGGCGCTCGGCTGTCAGTTCAAGACGGACTCCGACAGTGAGATCGCCCTGCACCTGTACCGCCGCTCCGGCCTCGCCGGGCTCAAGCAGCTGCGCGGTGAGTTCGCCATCCTGCTGTTCGACCGGCAGCGCCGCCTGATGCTGGCCGTGCGCGACCGCATGGGCATCAAGCCCATGTTCTACGCCCAGCACCGGGGCGCCTGGTACTTCGCGTCGGAGATCAAGGCGCTGCTGGCCGCCGGGGTCCCCGCGGAGTGGGACGAGGACGCCTACGCGAGCCGCGCCTTCTATCTGCGCGACCACACGCTCTTCAAGGGCGTGCGCAGCGTGCAGCCGGGGTGCTGGGTGATGGCCGACAGCGGTGGCCTGCACCACGGCCGCTACTGGGACATGGAGTTCGCCCGCCAGGACGCGCCGGATCCCTCCGACGAGCAGGGGATGATCGAAGCCGTCCGCGCCGCGGTGGAGAAGTCCGTGCGCCTGCGCCTGCGCGCCGACGTGCCCATGGGCGTCTACCTGAGCGGCGGCATTGATTCCTCCGCCATGCTGGGCGTGGCCACCCAGCTTTCGGGCCAGCCCCTGGACGCGTTCAACCTGTCCTTCACGGACATGGACGACTACGACGAGAACCGCTTCGCCCGGCTGGCCGCGGAGCACAACGGGGCGCGCTTCCACACCGTGGCCGTGTCCCAGGACGACCTGGCGGACCACTTCGAGCAGGCCCTCTGGCACAACGAGACGCCGTTCTTCAACGCGCACGGCGTGGCCAAGTACATCCTCAGCCAGACGGTGCGCGACGCCGGGATGAAGGTCGTCCTCACCGGCGAGGGCGCCGACGAGGTCTTCGCCGGCTACCCGCACTTCCGCCGCGACATGCTCCTGTACAACCCGGAGCGCCAGGACCCGAAGCTCGTCACCCAGCTGCGCCAGCGCATCCAGGAGAGCGAGAACGGCTACCAGCGGCCGGACATGCCCCAGGACATCCACTGGATGGTGGAGCAGCTCAGCCACGGCGTGTCCTGGTTGGACAACCAGGCCGGCTGGTTCAAGGCGCTGGAGGCCCTGTACCGCAAGGACTTCCGCGAGCGCTTCGAGGGCACGGACCCCTACCGCCAGTTCTACGACCGGCTGGACCACCGCAACCTGGAGGGCCGCGACCCGGTCCACAAGTCCATGTACCTGTGGGCCAAGTCCTACCTGCCCAACTTCGTGCTCACCACGCTGGGCGACCGCATGGAGATGGCCCACAGCATCGAGGGCCGCGTCCCCCTGTTGGATCACCACGTCGTGGAGCTGGCCTGCCAGATGCCCGTCTGGATGAAGGTGCGCGGCTCCACGGAGAAGTACGTCTTCCGCGAGGCGATGAAGTCGTACCTGCCGGATGCCCTCTACAAGCGCAAGAAGCACTACTTCCGCGCGCCCCCGGCCACGCTCCAGCAGAAGGGCCGGCTCTACCAGCTGGTGCGCGACGTGCTGAACGGCTCGGAGCTGGACTCGCTGCCCTTCTTCGACCCGGCCCGCGTGCGCGACCTGCTCCACCGCCTGCCGCAGTTGAGCGCCCATGAGCAGGGCCTGTTGGATCCGATGCTGATGGAGCTGACCAGCCTGTGCCTGTTGCAGAACCGGTACTCGCTGCGCTCCTCCGGCTCGCAGCCCCTGTGGAGCGCCCGCGAGGAGGCCGCGTGA
- a CDS encoding FAD-dependent monooxygenase translates to MRVAIIGAGLNGLACAVMLKRLGVDCVVFERGKGPRDSGTGIYVWPQAMQVLRFVLKDRKFLSRGQPIEFLDTHDKQGRLIHSQPVRPDGLGLPAPAMMFLRTELFRLLADSLEEDDIHYDMGCERLENVGDQVRLTFTNGHCFDFDLAVGADGVSSTTRAFVNPGLVPHDTGLVASRGVVAFDSPLLHSDRCQIFTSHHSRVVTYPLNKASSLRYWFAAYQHRNQPLLDRQGLLELFAALPEDLLRMMGQTPEEDILTHKLKALTGEGQWFRGRVVMLGDSIHAMLPTLGYGLTLGLENGFMLAQALVGHCDAGLETALQRYEIRAARRSREMLQVMNDFTQLYYFEPEGEVSPARLSPIVQRFQHLAQTTVF, encoded by the coding sequence GTGAGGGTCGCCATCATCGGCGCGGGCCTCAACGGCCTGGCCTGCGCCGTCATGCTCAAGCGCCTGGGCGTGGACTGCGTCGTCTTCGAGCGGGGCAAGGGACCCCGGGACTCGGGCACGGGCATCTACGTGTGGCCGCAGGCCATGCAGGTGCTGAGATTCGTGCTCAAGGACCGGAAGTTCCTCTCCCGGGGCCAGCCCATCGAGTTCCTGGACACGCACGACAAGCAGGGCCGGCTCATCCACAGCCAGCCGGTGCGCCCGGACGGCCTGGGCCTGCCCGCCCCGGCGATGATGTTCCTTCGCACGGAGCTGTTCCGCCTGCTGGCGGACAGCCTGGAGGAGGACGACATCCACTACGACATGGGCTGTGAGCGGCTGGAGAACGTGGGCGACCAGGTGCGCCTCACCTTCACCAACGGCCACTGCTTCGACTTCGACCTGGCCGTGGGCGCGGACGGCGTGTCGTCCACGACGCGCGCGTTCGTCAACCCGGGCCTCGTGCCGCATGACACGGGGCTGGTGGCCAGCCGGGGCGTGGTGGCGTTCGATTCGCCCCTACTGCACTCCGACCGCTGTCAGATCTTCACGTCCCACCATTCCCGCGTGGTGACGTACCCGCTCAACAAGGCCAGCTCGCTGCGCTACTGGTTCGCCGCCTACCAGCACCGGAACCAGCCCCTGCTGGACAGGCAGGGCCTGCTGGAGCTGTTCGCGGCGCTGCCGGAGGACCTGCTGCGGATGATGGGACAGACGCCGGAGGAGGACATCCTCACCCACAAGCTCAAGGCGCTCACCGGCGAGGGCCAGTGGTTCCGGGGCCGCGTGGTGATGCTGGGCGACAGCATCCACGCGATGCTGCCCACCCTGGGCTACGGCCTGACGCTGGGGCTGGAGAACGGCTTCATGCTGGCCCAGGCCCTGGTGGGGCACTGCGACGCTGGCCTGGAGACGGCGCTCCAGCGCTACGAGATCCGCGCGGCGCGGCGCTCCCGGGAGATGCTCCAGGTGATGAACGACTTCACCCAGCTCTACTACTTCGAACCGGAGGGCGAGGTGTCCCCGGCGCGCCTGTCCCCCATCGTCCAGCGCTTCCAGCACCTGGCGCAGACCACGGTCTTCTAG